In Streptomyces canus, one DNA window encodes the following:
- a CDS encoding DUF397 domain-containing protein, producing MNRIKPRLPVYNGMPARELGSEGWHKPWSGGNGGNCLEAMKLADGRIAVRQSTDPDGPALIYTTDEMTAFIEGAKAGVADFLLS from the coding sequence ATGAATCGCATCAAGCCGCGCCTACCCGTCTACAATGGCATGCCCGCCCGGGAGCTGGGGAGCGAAGGCTGGCACAAGCCGTGGAGCGGCGGCAACGGCGGCAACTGCCTGGAGGCGATGAAGCTCGCCGACGGCCGGATCGCCGTCCGCCAGTCCACCGATCCCGACGGACCGGCGCTGATCTACACCACCGACGAGATGACCGCGTTCATCGAGGGCGCGAAGGCGGGGGTGGCCGACTTCCTGCTCTCCTGA